CACATGCTGTCGCCTTCCAGCTTTTTCGGCTACGACGCCAATCGTGATATTGCCGTGACAGGCCAACACGATTTGCTGCTGGATGAGCACCACTTCGACGATGCCACGGATGACCGCATCCGTGGCGAGCTTTCCGAGCTTCTACCCAAGCAAGTCTATGAGGTCGAACGGCAACCCTTTCTGGGGTTGATGAGCGGAATCACAAACTACACCATGGCTGACGAGCTTCGCGTAAAGCAGGCGCTCGATATTGCTGTCGCAACCGGTGATTTGCTGGCGATCGGCAAAGATGGCAAAACTAAGCGCCGCAAGGGCACAAGCATCAAATCCACTGACATTTTGATAGCTCCCCCGCAGCGACCCATCTTCTTCCTGCCACCATTGAAGAAGACCAACTCAGAAGACTGAAGTATGGCCACCGCTCTATGGGTGGAGGTTCGCCTTCAACGGTAAAGGTACCGGCGTGATAAAAGCAGTAGTTTTCGACGTATTCGGCACGCTGCTCCAAATCGGCGAGCGACGCCATCCTTTCCGTCAGTTGATGCAGCAACTGCGGCTTCAGGGCAGGCAACCAAAGCCAGGCGATGCACGGATTCTGATGACCCAAAATTTGGGCTTAGCTGGAGCTGCCGCTTTGTTCGGTGCCCAATTGAACCAATTCGAGCTGGCTCGCCTTGAAACCGATCTTTTTACCGAGTTGGCCAGCATTCGCTGCTTTGAGGACACCCTGGAATCGCTAAATCAACTTAAGGAGGCTGGGTTGAAGCTTGCGTTGTGCTCCAATCTCGCGGCCCCTTATGCGATCCCAGCTAAGCTGCTCTTGCCCGCGTTTGATGTTTACGCGTGGAGCTTCGAGGTTGGGGCGATAAA
This portion of the Pseudomonas sp. MRSN 12121 genome encodes:
- a CDS encoding HAD family hydrolase, with product MIKAVVFDVFGTLLQIGERRHPFRQLMQQLRLQGRQPKPGDARILMTQNLGLAGAAALFGAQLNQFELARLETDLFTELASIRCFEDTLESLNQLKEAGLKLALCSNLAAPYAIPAKLLLPAFDVYAWSFEVGAIKPEPAIYRQVIEQFGFEASAIAMIGDTLVADVLGPETQGMQGHHLHREGKVRQAGFATLREFAEFILQ